One Panicum virgatum strain AP13 chromosome 9K, P.virgatum_v5, whole genome shotgun sequence genomic region harbors:
- the LOC120649131 gene encoding probable thiol methyltransferase 2 isoform X1: protein MASTAVAGGQVLDGSNPTVARVRQLIGGPEYCQDGWSRCWEEGVTPWDLGQPTPAVVELAKSGTLPGDAATVLVPGCGAGYDVVALSGPGRFVVGLDICESAVAKAKQWSAAAAADASLFAFVAADFFTWEPPELFDLIFDYTFFCAFHPSMRPAWAKRMADLLKPNGELITLMYLVILNSDSSHCQCLVVIQQCKLLINDFYVDAGICMTAWQAEGQEAGPPFNTTVLDYEEVLKPLGFVITCIQDNDVAVKRRQGMEKIARWKRMASPTNLDSEE, encoded by the exons ATGGCATCCacggcggtcgccggcggccaggtCCTGGACGGCTCGAACCCGACGGTGGCCCGCGTGCGGCAGCTCATCGGCGGCCCGGAATATTGTCAAG ATGGGTGGAGCCGGTGCTGGGAGGAAGGCGTGACGCCGTGGGACCTTGGCCAGCCCACGCCGGCCGTCGTCGAGCTCGCCAAGTCCGGGACGCTGCCCGGCGacgccgccaccgtcctcgtCCCGGGATGCGGTGCG GGGTACGACGTGGTGGCGCTCTCCGGCCCCGGCCGCTTCGTCGTCGGCCTTGACATCTGCGAGAGCGCCGTTGCCAAGGCCAAAcagtggtcggcggcggcggcggccgacgccaGCTTGTTCGCCTTCGTCGCGGCGGACTTCTTCACCTGGGAGCCGCCGGAGCTGTTCGACCTCATCTTCGACTACAC ATTCTTCTGCGCTTTCCACCCGTCGATGAGGCCAGCATGGGCAAAGCGAATGGCCGACCTGCTCAAGCCCAATGGCGAGCTCATTACCCTCATGTACCTGGTAATTCTGAATTCTGATAGCAGCCACTGTCAGTGTCTAGTGGTAATTCAACAATGCAAACTGCTGATCAATGATTTCTATGTTGATGCCGGCATCTGCATGACCGCATGGCAGGCTGAAGGTCAGGAGGCTGGCCCGCCATTCAACACAACAGTGCTCGA TTACGAGGAGGTGCTGAAGCCCCTGGGTTTCGTGATCACTTGCATCCAAGACAACGATGTGGCTGTTAAACGACGACAG GGAATGGAGAAAATCGCAAGGTGGAAGAGGATGGCAAGCCCAACCAATCTGGATTCTGAAGAGTAA
- the LOC120649131 gene encoding probable thiol methyltransferase 2 isoform X2: MASTAVAGGQVLDGSNPTVARVRQLIGGPEYCQDGWSRCWEEGVTPWDLGQPTPAVVELAKSGTLPGDAATVLVPGCGAGYDVVALSGPGRFVVGLDICESAVAKAKQWSAAAAADASLFAFVAADFFTWEPPELFDLIFDYTFFCAFHPSMRPAWAKRMADLLKPNGELITLMYLAEGQEAGPPFNTTVLDYEEVLKPLGFVITCIQDNDVAVKRRQGMEKIARWKRMASPTNLDSEE; this comes from the exons ATGGCATCCacggcggtcgccggcggccaggtCCTGGACGGCTCGAACCCGACGGTGGCCCGCGTGCGGCAGCTCATCGGCGGCCCGGAATATTGTCAAG ATGGGTGGAGCCGGTGCTGGGAGGAAGGCGTGACGCCGTGGGACCTTGGCCAGCCCACGCCGGCCGTCGTCGAGCTCGCCAAGTCCGGGACGCTGCCCGGCGacgccgccaccgtcctcgtCCCGGGATGCGGTGCG GGGTACGACGTGGTGGCGCTCTCCGGCCCCGGCCGCTTCGTCGTCGGCCTTGACATCTGCGAGAGCGCCGTTGCCAAGGCCAAAcagtggtcggcggcggcggcggccgacgccaGCTTGTTCGCCTTCGTCGCGGCGGACTTCTTCACCTGGGAGCCGCCGGAGCTGTTCGACCTCATCTTCGACTACAC ATTCTTCTGCGCTTTCCACCCGTCGATGAGGCCAGCATGGGCAAAGCGAATGGCCGACCTGCTCAAGCCCAATGGCGAGCTCATTACCCTCATGTACCTG GCTGAAGGTCAGGAGGCTGGCCCGCCATTCAACACAACAGTGCTCGA TTACGAGGAGGTGCTGAAGCCCCTGGGTTTCGTGATCACTTGCATCCAAGACAACGATGTGGCTGTTAAACGACGACAG GGAATGGAGAAAATCGCAAGGTGGAAGAGGATGGCAAGCCCAACCAATCTGGATTCTGAAGAGTAA